The following proteins are encoded in a genomic region of Pan troglodytes isolate AG18354 chromosome Y, NHGRI_mPanTro3-v2.0_pri, whole genome shotgun sequence:
- the ASMT gene encoding acetylserotonin O-methyltransferase isoform X1: MGSSEDHAYRLLNDYANGFMVSQVLFAACELGVFDLLAEAPGPLDVAAVAAGVGASAHGTELLLDICVSLKLLKVETRGGKASYRNTELSSDYLTTVSPTSQCSMLKYMGRTSYRCWGHLADAVREGRNQYLETFGVPAEELFTAIYRSDGERLQFMQALQEVWSVNGRSVLTAFDLSVFPLMCDLGGGAGALAKECMSLYPGCKITVFDIPEVVWTAKQHFSFQEEEHIDFQEGDFFKDPLPEADLYILARVLHDWADGKCSHLLERIYHTCKPGGGILVIESLLDEDRRGPLLTQLYSLNMLVQTEGQERTPTQYHMLLSSAGFRDFQFKKTGAIYDAILARK; this comes from the exons GTTCTCTTCGCCGCCTGCGAGCTGGGCGTGTTTGACCTTCTCGCCGAGGCCCCAGGGCCCCTGGACGTGGCGGCAGTGGCTGCAGGTGTGGGGGCCAGCGCCCATGGGACAGAGCTGCTGCTGGACATCTGTGTGTCCCTGAAGCTGCTGAAAGTGGAGACGAGAGGAGGAAAAG ctTCCTATCGAAACACGGAGCTGTCCAGCGACTACCTGACCACGGTCAGCCCGACGTCACAATGCAGCATGCTGAAGTACATGGGCAGGACCAGCTACCGGTGCTGGGGCCACCTGGCAGACGCCGTGAG aGAAGGAAGGAACCAGTACCTGGAGACGTTTGGCGTTCCCGCTGAAGAGCTTTTTACGGCCATCTACAG GTCCGACGGCGAGCGGCTACAGTTCATGCAAGCTCTGCAGGAGGTCTGGAGCGTCAACGGGAGAAGCGTGCTGACCGCCTTTGACCTCTCAGTGTTCCCACTTATGTGTGACCTCGGTG GTGGGGCTGGAGCTCTGGCTAAGGAATGCATGTCTCTGTACCCTGGATGTAAGATCACCGTTTTTGACATCCCAGAAGTGGTGTGGACGGCAAAGCAGCACTTCTCATTCCAGGAGGAAGAACACATTGACTTCCAGGAag GGGATTTCTTTAAAGACCCTCTTCCGGAAGCTGATCTGTACATCCTGGCCAGGGTCCTCCATGACTGGGCAGACGGAAAGTGCTCACACCTGCTGGAGAGGATCTACCACACTTGCAAGCCAG GTGGTGGCATTCTGGTAATTGAAAGCCTCCTGGATGAAGACAGGCGAGGTCCTCTCCTCACGCAGCTCTACTCTCTGAACATGCTCGTGCAGACGGAAGGGCAGGAGAGGACCCCCACCCAGTACCACATGCTCCTCTCTTCTGCTGGCTTCAGAGACTTCCAGTTTAAGAAAACAGGAGCCATTTATGATGCCATTTTAGCCAGGAAATAA
- the ASMT gene encoding acetylserotonin O-methyltransferase isoform X3, protein MGSSEDHAYRLLNDYANGFMVSQVLFAACELGVFDLLAEAPGPLDVAAVAAGVGASAHGTELLLDICVSLKLLKVETRGGKASYRNTELSSDYLTTVSPTSQCSMLKYMGRTSYRCWGHLADAVREGRNQYLETFGVPAEELFTAIYRSDGERLQFMQALQEVWSVNGRSVLTAFDLSVFPLMCDLGGTWIKLETIILSKLSQGQKTKHRVFSLIGGAGALAKECMSLYPGCKITVFDIPEVVWTAKQHFSFQEEEHIDFQEGDFFKDPLPEADLYILARVLHDWADGKCSHLLERIYHTCKPGGGILVIESLLDEDRRGPLLTQLYSLNMLVQTEGQERTPTQYHMLLSSAGFRDFQFKKTGAIYDAILARK, encoded by the exons GTTCTCTTCGCCGCCTGCGAGCTGGGCGTGTTTGACCTTCTCGCCGAGGCCCCAGGGCCCCTGGACGTGGCGGCAGTGGCTGCAGGTGTGGGGGCCAGCGCCCATGGGACAGAGCTGCTGCTGGACATCTGTGTGTCCCTGAAGCTGCTGAAAGTGGAGACGAGAGGAGGAAAAG ctTCCTATCGAAACACGGAGCTGTCCAGCGACTACCTGACCACGGTCAGCCCGACGTCACAATGCAGCATGCTGAAGTACATGGGCAGGACCAGCTACCGGTGCTGGGGCCACCTGGCAGACGCCGTGAG aGAAGGAAGGAACCAGTACCTGGAGACGTTTGGCGTTCCCGCTGAAGAGCTTTTTACGGCCATCTACAG GTCCGACGGCGAGCGGCTACAGTTCATGCAAGCTCTGCAGGAGGTCTGGAGCGTCAACGGGAGAAGCGTGCTGACCGCCTTTGACCTCTCAGTGTTCCCACTTATGTGTGACCTCGGTG ggacatggataaagctggaaaccatcattctcagcaaactatcgcaaggacagaaaaccaaacaccgcgtgttctcactcata G GTGGGGCTGGAGCTCTGGCTAAGGAATGCATGTCTCTGTACCCTGGATGTAAGATCACCGTTTTTGACATCCCAGAAGTGGTGTGGACGGCAAAGCAGCACTTCTCATTCCAGGAGGAAGAACACATTGACTTCCAGGAag GGGATTTCTTTAAAGACCCTCTTCCGGAAGCTGATCTGTACATCCTGGCCAGGGTCCTCCATGACTGGGCAGACGGAAAGTGCTCACACCTGCTGGAGAGGATCTACCACACTTGCAAGCCAG GTGGTGGCATTCTGGTAATTGAAAGCCTCCTGGATGAAGACAGGCGAGGTCCTCTCCTCACGCAGCTCTACTCTCTGAACATGCTCGTGCAGACGGAAGGGCAGGAGAGGACCCCCACCCAGTACCACATGCTCCTCTCTTCTGCTGGCTTCAGAGACTTCCAGTTTAAGAAAACAGGAGCCATTTATGATGCCATTTTAGCCAGGAAATAA
- the ASMT gene encoding acetylserotonin O-methyltransferase isoform X2: MGSSEDHAYRLLNDYANGFMVSQVLFAACELGVFDLLAEAPGPLDVAAVAAGVGASAHGTELLLDICVSLKLLKVETRGGKASYRNTELSSDYLTTVSPTSQCSMLKYMGRTSYRCWGHLADAVREGRNQYLETFGVPAEELFTAIYRSDGERLQFMQALQEVWSVNGRSVLTAFDLSVFPLMCDLGGDFFKDPLPEADLYILARVLHDWADGKCSHLLERIYHTCKPGGGILVIESLLDEDRRGPLLTQLYSLNMLVQTEGQERTPTQYHMLLSSAGFRDFQFKKTGAIYDAILARK; the protein is encoded by the exons GTTCTCTTCGCCGCCTGCGAGCTGGGCGTGTTTGACCTTCTCGCCGAGGCCCCAGGGCCCCTGGACGTGGCGGCAGTGGCTGCAGGTGTGGGGGCCAGCGCCCATGGGACAGAGCTGCTGCTGGACATCTGTGTGTCCCTGAAGCTGCTGAAAGTGGAGACGAGAGGAGGAAAAG ctTCCTATCGAAACACGGAGCTGTCCAGCGACTACCTGACCACGGTCAGCCCGACGTCACAATGCAGCATGCTGAAGTACATGGGCAGGACCAGCTACCGGTGCTGGGGCCACCTGGCAGACGCCGTGAG aGAAGGAAGGAACCAGTACCTGGAGACGTTTGGCGTTCCCGCTGAAGAGCTTTTTACGGCCATCTACAG GTCCGACGGCGAGCGGCTACAGTTCATGCAAGCTCTGCAGGAGGTCTGGAGCGTCAACGGGAGAAGCGTGCTGACCGCCTTTGACCTCTCAGTGTTCCCACTTATGTGTGACCTCGGTG GGGATTTCTTTAAAGACCCTCTTCCGGAAGCTGATCTGTACATCCTGGCCAGGGTCCTCCATGACTGGGCAGACGGAAAGTGCTCACACCTGCTGGAGAGGATCTACCACACTTGCAAGCCAG GTGGTGGCATTCTGGTAATTGAAAGCCTCCTGGATGAAGACAGGCGAGGTCCTCTCCTCACGCAGCTCTACTCTCTGAACATGCTCGTGCAGACGGAAGGGCAGGAGAGGACCCCCACCCAGTACCACATGCTCCTCTCTTCTGCTGGCTTCAGAGACTTCCAGTTTAAGAAAACAGGAGCCATTTATGATGCCATTTTAGCCAGGAAATAA